A genomic segment from Tuwongella immobilis encodes:
- a CDS encoding sirohydrochlorin chelatase, translating into MTATNAILLIAHGSRRAEANADLNHLAEQIRQRGRYAIVETAYLELAEPDIETGGVRCVERGASQVTLLPYFLSPGVHVREDLIEARETLSKRFPEVAFRVAEPLGRHPLLIDIVEQRAQECEAVEPAHS; encoded by the coding sequence ATGACTGCGACGAATGCCATTTTGCTGATTGCCCACGGAAGTCGGCGGGCCGAAGCAAATGCCGATTTGAATCATCTGGCCGAACAGATTCGGCAACGGGGCCGCTACGCGATCGTGGAGACGGCCTACCTGGAACTGGCCGAGCCGGACATCGAAACCGGCGGGGTGCGCTGCGTCGAGCGTGGCGCATCGCAAGTGACGTTGCTGCCGTACTTTCTGTCGCCCGGCGTGCATGTTCGGGAAGATCTGATCGAAGCCCGTGAGACACTGTCGAAGCGATTCCCCGAAGTCGCATTCCGCGTGGCGGAACCATTGGGCCGCCATCCGCTGCTCATCGACATCGTGGAACAGCGCGCTCAGGAATGCGAAGCCGTGGAACCCGCCCATTCGTGA
- a CDS encoding NAD-dependent epimerase/dehydratase family protein: MGERILVTGGAGFIGQHLVQQLLQLGHSVRVLDRPGARTTHLPLADLDYLAADIRDASAVARAVAGCDAVYHLAANPQLWTLRRSHFHQVNTLGTRNVLEAAVRAGVRRTLHTSTESILTRAKQTTAIAEDQPITLRDVIGPYCRSKFRAEQIALRMAREGAEIIIVNPTLPVGPGDWGRSPPTQMLLDCAMGQRSAYLDADLNLVDVRDVASGMIAAMERGVPRRRYLLAGENWSIRRVFEAVASRTGAVGPQFPVPYAVALIAAVVSECIADWVTHRIPAASITGVRLTRRRMHFDPQTTQAALAWQARPATESLDDALAWFREVGWIPTRKS, translated from the coding sequence ATGGGCGAACGCATTCTGGTGACCGGTGGCGCAGGCTTTATCGGCCAGCATCTCGTGCAACAACTGCTGCAATTAGGGCATTCGGTGCGAGTGCTGGATCGGCCCGGCGCGCGGACCACGCATCTGCCACTGGCCGATCTGGACTATCTCGCGGCGGATATTCGGGATGCGTCGGCGGTGGCGCGTGCCGTCGCCGGGTGCGATGCGGTTTACCACCTCGCCGCCAATCCGCAATTGTGGACGCTGCGGCGCAGTCATTTCCATCAGGTGAACACGCTGGGCACGCGGAATGTGCTGGAAGCCGCCGTGCGAGCGGGAGTGCGGCGGACGTTGCACACCTCGACCGAGAGCATTCTCACCCGCGCCAAACAGACAACTGCAATTGCCGAAGATCAACCCATCACCCTGCGCGATGTGATCGGCCCGTATTGCCGGTCGAAATTTCGGGCGGAACAAATCGCCCTGCGAATGGCCCGCGAAGGTGCGGAGATTATCATCGTCAATCCGACGTTACCAGTTGGACCGGGCGACTGGGGCCGATCGCCGCCGACGCAAATGCTGCTGGATTGTGCGATGGGCCAGCGCTCGGCATATTTAGACGCCGACCTGAATTTGGTCGATGTGCGGGATGTCGCTTCGGGCATGATCGCGGCGATGGAGCGAGGCGTGCCCAGGCGACGCTATTTGCTGGCGGGCGAAAATTGGTCGATTCGCCGCGTGTTTGAAGCGGTGGCCAGTCGGACAGGGGCGGTTGGGCCGCAATTCCCGGTGCCGTATGCAGTTGCGTTAATTGCGGCGGTGGTAAGCGAGTGCATCGCCGATTGGGTGACGCACCGCATTCCCGCCGCCAGCATCACCGGCGTCCGCCTCACCCGCCGTCGCATGCACTTCGATCCGCAGACCACGCAAGCCGCACTCGCATGGCAGGCCCGCCCCGCAACCGAATCCCTCGACGATGCCTTGGCCTGGTTCCGCGAGGTGGGCTGGATTCCCACCCGCAAATCGTAA
- a CDS encoding NAD(P)/FAD-dependent oxidoreductase produces the protein MRRMDRPRVAIIGAGPIGLEAGLAARTLDWPTTIYEAGEIAQHLQHWGHVKLFTPFSWNRSALGMRLLDTLGLARELPDANAHITGHDYRTRYLLPIAQSDRLANCIRTGTRILHVARKGWLKDDARDPKRAFAPFRLLVQQPDQTQCIEEADVVLDCSGVYSHANWLGDGGIPAIGETAVRPQIVYGLEDILGASRKRFAGKSILVVGSGYSAAHSVCSLARVAEDNPATWIIWLARNGRSQPLPRIPQDPLKERDRLAAQANGWATRGNGNVEYHNQTGIESILSHGPDKGFRVETNCDGETSIWEVEQIIANIGYRGDDGISRELHVGPPAPPSPMTDEPGFFRLGIKSYGRDSRFLLKQGYDQIKAVFAQIAGRPVLEMNSVKG, from the coding sequence ATGCGGCGGATGGATCGTCCGCGGGTGGCGATTATCGGGGCCGGGCCGATTGGGCTCGAAGCCGGCCTTGCGGCGCGCACCCTCGATTGGCCGACGACCATCTACGAAGCCGGCGAAATTGCCCAGCATCTGCAACATTGGGGGCACGTGAAACTGTTCACCCCCTTTTCCTGGAATCGCTCCGCGTTGGGGATGCGATTGCTGGATACGCTGGGATTGGCCCGCGAGTTACCCGACGCCAACGCTCACATCACCGGGCACGATTACCGCACCCGCTATCTGTTGCCCATTGCCCAAAGCGACCGACTCGCCAATTGCATCCGCACCGGCACCCGCATCCTCCATGTCGCCCGCAAGGGGTGGCTCAAAGACGATGCCCGCGATCCCAAACGGGCATTCGCCCCGTTTCGGCTGCTGGTGCAACAGCCCGACCAGACCCAGTGCATCGAAGAAGCGGATGTCGTGCTGGATTGTTCCGGCGTCTATAGTCACGCCAACTGGCTGGGCGATGGTGGCATTCCGGCGATTGGCGAGACAGCCGTGCGACCGCAGATTGTCTACGGTTTGGAAGACATTCTCGGGGCGTCCCGGAAACGCTTTGCCGGGAAATCGATTCTCGTCGTCGGGTCGGGATATTCCGCGGCGCATTCGGTCTGTAGCCTCGCTCGTGTGGCGGAGGATAACCCCGCGACGTGGATTATCTGGCTGGCCCGCAATGGTCGCTCGCAGCCGCTGCCCCGCATTCCGCAAGATCCGCTCAAAGAGCGGGACCGTCTTGCCGCCCAAGCCAACGGTTGGGCCACGCGCGGCAATGGCAATGTCGAATATCACAATCAGACCGGCATCGAATCGATTCTCTCGCATGGACCCGACAAGGGATTTCGAGTCGAGACAAACTGCGACGGTGAGACGAGCATCTGGGAAGTCGAGCAGATTATCGCCAACATTGGCTACCGAGGCGATGACGGCATCAGCCGCGAACTCCACGTTGGCCCGCCTGCCCCGCCCTCGCCCATGACCGATGAGCCGGGATTTTTCCGCCTGGGCATCAAAAGCTACGGACGCGATTCCCGATTCCTGCTCAAACAAGGCTACGACCAAATCAAAGCAGTCTTCGCACAAATCGCGGGCAGGCCCGTCTTGGAAATGAATTCGGTAAAGGGCTGA